In Paenibacillus ihbetae, the following are encoded in one genomic region:
- a CDS encoding serine hydrolase domain-containing protein, translated as MTKTQPMMRAPLMTGSPFPAAEPEELGLPRDPLDMVDSVIRKQYPKMRSFLFVHAGKLLYERYYGGHTAHSFNDLRSATKSFTSILIGIANARAELPDLDTPVTDVLQRYIPRRAHPLLGKVTLRHLLTMTSGFAWQTGKKLGEPLIHRFHRSRSWTSFALALPVMEEQMGVFQYRSTDSHLLSVALSEATGMDAFAYGKAHLFEPLGIDHAAWTPSPERHSMGHIGLYLTSRDMAKFGLCCLNGGRWEGYELIPEGWLNEALTSQAAGYPAFGDYGYQWWTGTISGTPFALAHGHGGQQIYLLPKLDAVIVFTADSKVSRWRNPRMLLERHLVGLLQSNSTR; from the coding sequence ATGACGAAGACCCAACCGATGATGCGCGCTCCTCTCATGACCGGCTCGCCGTTTCCTGCTGCCGAACCGGAGGAGCTCGGGCTTCCCCGCGATCCGCTGGACATGGTTGACAGCGTGATCCGCAAGCAATATCCGAAAATGCGAAGCTTCCTGTTCGTACATGCCGGCAAACTGTTGTACGAGCGGTACTACGGCGGGCATACGGCCCATTCATTCAACGATCTCAGGTCTGCAACCAAGAGCTTCACGTCCATTCTGATTGGCATTGCGAATGCCCGGGCCGAGCTTCCCGATCTGGACACGCCGGTAACGGACGTGCTCCAACGGTATATCCCGCGGAGGGCGCATCCCCTCTTAGGTAAAGTGACGCTTCGGCATCTGCTGACGATGACCTCCGGCTTCGCCTGGCAGACAGGCAAAAAGCTCGGGGAGCCGCTCATCCACCGCTTCCATCGCAGCCGCAGCTGGACCTCCTTTGCGCTGGCGCTCCCGGTCATGGAGGAGCAAATGGGCGTGTTTCAATACCGCAGCACGGACTCGCATCTGCTCTCCGTCGCACTAAGCGAGGCCACCGGCATGGATGCGTTTGCCTATGGCAAGGCCCACCTCTTCGAGCCGCTTGGCATCGATCATGCGGCCTGGACCCCGAGCCCGGAAAGGCACAGCATGGGGCACATCGGATTGTACCTGACATCGAGGGACATGGCCAAATTCGGGCTATGCTGCCTGAACGGCGGACGCTGGGAAGGTTATGAGCTGATCCCGGAAGGCTGGCTGAATGAGGCTCTGACCTCTCAGGCTGCGGGCTACCCCGCCTTCGGTGATTATGGTTACCAGTGGTGGACCGGCACGATCAGCGGAACTCCCTTCGCGCTTGCCCACGGCCATGGCGGTCAGCAGATCTACTTGCTGCCGAAGCTCGACGCCGTCATCGTATTTACGGCCGACAGCAAGGTAAGCCGTTGGAGAAATCCGCGGATGCTGCTGGAACGGCATCTTGTCGGGCTTCTGCAGTCAAATTCGACACGTTAA
- a CDS encoding DUF4870 domain-containing protein, whose product MSPFKSSTGLPENLAATLCYFFPMVGGILFLSLEKRSRYVIFHALQSLLTFAVLAIAHLLSGAVPIIGLLASALLALVGVVLWLVLMANAIQGKWFKLPWIGAIAEKQMQRI is encoded by the coding sequence TTGTCCCCTTTCAAATCATCCACAGGACTTCCCGAGAATCTGGCTGCAACGCTCTGCTACTTCTTCCCCATGGTCGGAGGAATTCTGTTTCTGTCGTTAGAGAAAAGAAGCCGCTACGTGATCTTTCATGCGCTGCAGTCCTTGCTGACCTTCGCCGTTCTGGCGATTGCGCATCTGCTGTCAGGCGCGGTTCCGATTATCGGGCTGCTTGCTTCGGCGCTGCTTGCGCTGGTCGGCGTGGTGCTGTGGCTCGTGCTGATGGCCAACGCCATTCAGGGAAAATGGTTCAAGCTTCCGTGGATTGGAGCCATCGCGGAGAAACAGATGCAGCGAATTTGA
- a CDS encoding xanthine phosphoribosyltransferase, which produces MQLLQNKVKEEGIVLSGQVLKVDSFLNHQMDPVLMKEVGKEFTRRFKDENVTRVLTIESSGIAPGIMTALEMDVPMIFARKQKSLTLREDIFVEKVYSFTKQETNEITVSKKFIKPGDRVLIVDDFLANGEAAFGLARIVEQAGAEVVGIGIVIEKAFQPGGRLLAEAGYRVESLVRIASLDDGTVTFA; this is translated from the coding sequence ATGCAATTACTGCAGAACAAAGTGAAAGAGGAAGGCATTGTCCTTAGCGGACAGGTGCTGAAAGTGGATTCGTTCCTGAACCACCAGATGGATCCGGTACTCATGAAAGAGGTAGGCAAGGAATTTACGCGTCGGTTTAAGGATGAAAACGTCACCCGTGTATTGACCATCGAATCCTCGGGCATCGCGCCGGGCATCATGACCGCGCTCGAGATGGACGTGCCGATGATCTTTGCGCGAAAGCAGAAGTCGCTGACGCTCCGTGAGGATATCTTCGTGGAGAAAGTCTATTCCTTCACCAAGCAAGAGACGAACGAAATTACCGTTTCCAAGAAATTCATCAAGCCGGGAGACCGCGTTCTGATCGTCGATGACTTTCTGGCCAACGGCGAGGCTGCATTCGGCCTGGCCCGAATCGTCGAGCAGGCCGGCGCCGAGGTTGTCGGCATCGGCATCGTGATCGAAAAAGCGTTCCAGCCGGGCGGACGACTGCTCGCAGAGGCAGGCTACCGTGTGGAATCGCTGGTGCGCATTGCGTCGCTTGATGACGGTACAGTAACTTTTGCATAG
- a CDS encoding nucleobase:cation symporter-2 family protein codes for MGEQKQAALEPIFDKRRNPGKTFSLGLQHVLAMYAGAIIVPLIVGNALGLTTEQLTYLIAIDLLACGVATLLQVFGNKYFGIGLPVMLGCAFQAVGPMIIIGQQHGLSAIYGAIIASGLFVILFSGLFGKLIKVFPPVVTGSVVTIIGLTLIPVALNDLGGGQGSEDFGSALNISLGFGVLAFIIIMNRFAKGFLRSISVLLGLILGTIAAALFGGLDLTPLREAGWFRAPQPFYFGTPEFKLMPVLTMILVAIVSVAESTGVFMALGKIVDRDIKSKDLARGYRAEGLAIVVGGIFNSFPYTTYSQNVGLIQMSRVKTRDVIVVAGGLLVLIGFVPKIAALTQLVPTSVLGGAMVALFGMVVSSGIRMLGDQVDLNRHENLFIIACSVGMGLGVTTVPGLFESLPENFRILADNGIVVGSVTAIVLNLIFNGLKYTKPAMKQGDAAEGHAA; via the coding sequence ATGGGAGAACAGAAACAAGCGGCGTTGGAGCCGATCTTTGATAAACGGAGGAATCCAGGCAAGACCTTTTCACTTGGTCTGCAGCATGTGCTTGCCATGTACGCGGGAGCTATTATTGTACCGCTGATCGTAGGGAACGCACTTGGGTTAACGACGGAGCAGCTGACCTACCTCATCGCGATCGATTTGCTTGCATGCGGTGTGGCGACATTGCTTCAGGTATTTGGTAATAAATATTTCGGCATCGGGCTTCCGGTTATGCTCGGATGCGCGTTTCAAGCCGTTGGTCCCATGATCATCATCGGCCAGCAGCATGGCTTGTCCGCAATATATGGCGCGATCATCGCCTCCGGCTTGTTCGTCATTCTCTTCTCGGGTCTGTTCGGCAAGCTGATCAAGGTGTTCCCGCCGGTCGTAACGGGCTCTGTCGTTACGATTATCGGGCTGACGCTCATTCCGGTAGCTCTTAATGACCTGGGCGGCGGTCAGGGCAGCGAGGATTTCGGCAGCGCCTTGAATATCTCGCTCGGCTTTGGCGTCCTTGCCTTCATCATCATTATGAATCGCTTTGCCAAAGGCTTCTTGCGTTCGATCTCCGTTCTGCTTGGCCTGATCCTCGGAACGATCGCCGCTGCGCTGTTCGGGGGGCTCGATCTGACTCCGCTGCGTGAAGCGGGCTGGTTCCGTGCTCCGCAGCCGTTCTATTTCGGCACTCCGGAATTTAAGCTGATGCCGGTTCTGACGATGATTCTGGTTGCCATTGTCAGCGTGGCGGAATCCACGGGCGTATTTATGGCTCTCGGCAAAATCGTGGACCGTGATATCAAATCGAAGGACCTGGCCCGCGGCTACCGCGCGGAAGGACTTGCGATCGTAGTCGGCGGGATCTTCAACTCCTTCCCGTACACGACGTATTCCCAGAACGTCGGCCTTATTCAAATGAGCCGCGTAAAGACACGCGACGTCATTGTCGTTGCCGGCGGCCTGCTCGTGCTGATCGGTTTCGTGCCGAAGATTGCGGCATTAACGCAGCTTGTGCCGACATCCGTTCTCGGCGGAGCGATGGTTGCCTTGTTCGGGATGGTCGTTTCCTCCGGCATCCGTATGCTGGGCGACCAGGTGGATTTGAACCGTCATGAGAACCTGTTCATTATCGCCTGCTCTGTCGGAATGGGCCTGGGGGTAACGACGGTACCGGGACTGTTCGAGAGCCTGCCTGAAAACTTCCGCATTCTTGCCGATAACGGCATCGTTGTCGGCAGCGTGACGGCGATCGTGCTCAATCTGATCTTTAACGGGTTGAAATATACGAAGCCTGCTATGAAGCAGGGCGATGCAGCCGAAGGACATGCCGCATAA
- a CDS encoding M15 family metallopeptidase, with protein sequence MSAFYGKNIRWTSLMLSSLLVAGSILAGCQSNDAGSGKEQGQELQAPAEGQEGTTLPEGTGEDAEAGNEPADPVMAKRSENALQATVQEENGKMVVTNPDAVTVVVNKQRSLPDGYEPDDLVEPNVPFSFDGPHEKRMLRQEAAKALEELFAAAEADGMELRAVSGYRSYDRQKVIYENNVRTKGEEEANRVSAVPGTSEHQTGLTIDVSSPSAGNALEEAFGHTEEGEWLARRAPEFGFIIRYPEGAEDITGYVYEPWHIRYVGKDLAPDIAKSGLTLEEYFDEANIKL encoded by the coding sequence ATGAGTGCATTTTATGGGAAAAATATACGCTGGACGAGCCTGATGCTGTCATCTCTGCTGGTAGCGGGGAGCATTCTGGCAGGGTGCCAATCGAATGATGCCGGTTCAGGCAAAGAGCAGGGACAGGAGCTTCAAGCGCCGGCCGAGGGCCAGGAAGGCACGACGCTTCCGGAAGGAACCGGGGAGGACGCAGAGGCCGGAAACGAGCCGGCGGATCCCGTGATGGCCAAACGGAGCGAAAATGCGCTCCAGGCAACCGTGCAGGAGGAGAACGGCAAGATGGTCGTGACCAACCCGGATGCCGTCACCGTTGTGGTGAACAAGCAGCGCAGCCTCCCGGACGGCTATGAGCCGGATGACCTCGTGGAGCCGAACGTGCCGTTTTCTTTCGACGGTCCCCACGAGAAGCGGATGCTGAGACAAGAGGCTGCCAAGGCGCTTGAAGAATTGTTTGCGGCGGCCGAGGCGGACGGAATGGAGCTTCGCGCCGTTTCGGGGTACCGCTCATACGACCGCCAGAAGGTGATCTATGAAAACAATGTCCGCACCAAGGGAGAGGAAGAAGCAAACCGCGTGAGCGCAGTGCCCGGCACGAGCGAGCACCAGACCGGACTGACGATCGATGTGTCGAGTCCCAGCGCAGGAAACGCGCTCGAGGAAGCCTTCGGCCATACGGAGGAAGGCGAGTGGCTGGCCAGACGCGCACCGGAATTCGGATTCATCATCCGGTACCCGGAAGGGGCGGAGGATATTACGGGATACGTGTATGAGCCTTGGCATATCCGCTATGTCGGGAAGGATCTCGCGCCGGACATTGCGAAGAGCGGCCTGACGCTGGAGGAGTATTTCGACGAAGCCAACATAAAGCTGTAG
- a CDS encoding electron transport protein encodes MTTTRWLRLLVPLAVMCGIWLAVDIRGLEYAYIPPKSRLENTQALQALQRNAVRQYDVWGKMLTVPGKALQDADPRLTPHNGAVEITEDLLALGRRTLYKESFGNEVFLTDIVGIIDGPLKLKGILKAIADLKGQGTDNLQVELDKDITVGGKTFRKGDKIATGFDVAKGAHTPVGVTFRYVEGRTKLGVSCMACHATVNRDTGNIVEGAPNSDLNLGLLLALAPNSAAYFTHTDVSKLVDYVKDQNRTVINSKGKAEPLPDPDMLEKAVDDNLVKWVPGSFDTTVDMISDVTQIPDMFTKGGHPYSWSGFGLAGGFNGLSTFGNNVHAQNTDTLSQTEVSEVLLGIDKEVYAGTILQNASSPKFRYSPSSGLKPTQFFNKLDPNPGTPGVNEVIKTPNFPKVSPIAPNGLYISSPGFKAGEQVNAMSAYQNTIRPPEAPAKNADAKTIRLGAEVFKKAQCITCHAGDYFTNNRILPVDKVGTEPARANAFHRTEKDFGEALFYSPDTPVPIPPDARVVKVPMGHIDPKQIELGFGHNQSGGGYKVKGLIGLRWSAPYLHDGGVAVGPELSQVGLSETLMKGIKPDPYNSLKAMVDRRLRQQVIDANRKDSRLRDTHITGQGHEFWVDDGTGFTKEQQDALVQYLLSLKMK; translated from the coding sequence ATGACTACAACCAGATGGCTCAGGCTTCTTGTCCCACTGGCTGTTATGTGCGGAATATGGCTTGCCGTAGATATCAGAGGGCTTGAATATGCCTATATTCCGCCCAAAAGCAGGCTGGAAAACACACAGGCTCTTCAAGCACTTCAGCGTAACGCCGTACGCCAGTATGATGTTTGGGGCAAGATGCTCACCGTTCCGGGAAAAGCTCTGCAGGATGCCGATCCCCGTCTTACGCCACACAATGGGGCCGTCGAGATCACGGAGGATCTGCTTGCGCTCGGCAGACGCACGCTGTACAAGGAGTCGTTCGGCAATGAGGTGTTCTTAACGGATATCGTGGGCATTATTGACGGTCCGTTGAAGCTGAAGGGCATCCTCAAGGCCATCGCCGACTTGAAGGGACAAGGAACGGACAATCTTCAGGTCGAACTGGATAAGGACATTACGGTCGGGGGAAAAACGTTTCGCAAGGGAGACAAAATCGCCACCGGGTTCGACGTCGCCAAAGGAGCCCATACTCCGGTCGGAGTCACCTTCCGTTACGTCGAGGGCAGGACCAAGCTTGGCGTCAGCTGCATGGCATGCCATGCTACGGTCAACCGGGATACCGGCAACATTGTGGAGGGTGCTCCGAATTCGGATCTGAACCTGGGACTCCTGCTCGCGCTCGCACCTAACAGCGCAGCCTATTTCACGCATACCGACGTATCCAAGCTTGTGGATTATGTGAAAGACCAGAACCGGACGGTGATCAACTCCAAAGGCAAGGCAGAGCCTTTGCCTGACCCGGACATGCTGGAGAAGGCCGTTGACGATAACCTGGTCAAATGGGTGCCGGGGAGCTTTGACACAACGGTGGATATGATCAGCGACGTTACCCAAATCCCCGACATGTTCACCAAAGGCGGCCACCCGTACAGCTGGAGCGGCTTCGGTCTGGCCGGCGGGTTCAACGGGTTAAGCACCTTCGGCAACAACGTCCATGCCCAGAACACGGATACGCTGAGCCAGACCGAGGTGAGTGAGGTTCTTCTCGGTATCGATAAGGAAGTCTATGCCGGCACCATTCTGCAAAATGCCTCAAGCCCAAAGTTTCGCTACAGCCCCAGCAGCGGGCTTAAGCCGACGCAATTTTTCAACAAGCTGGACCCGAATCCCGGTACGCCCGGCGTTAATGAAGTCATCAAAACACCGAATTTTCCGAAGGTATCGCCGATCGCGCCGAACGGGCTGTATATCAGCTCGCCGGGCTTCAAAGCCGGCGAGCAGGTCAATGCCATGTCCGCTTATCAGAATACGATCCGGCCGCCGGAAGCGCCTGCGAAGAACGCGGATGCCAAGACGATACGCCTGGGGGCCGAAGTATTCAAAAAAGCGCAGTGCATTACATGCCATGCAGGCGATTATTTTACGAACAATCGCATCCTGCCGGTTGACAAGGTCGGCACCGAGCCGGCCAGAGCGAATGCCTTCCACCGGACGGAGAAGGACTTCGGGGAGGCGCTGTTCTACTCGCCGGACACGCCCGTGCCCATTCCCCCTGACGCTAGGGTGGTCAAAGTGCCGATGGGGCATATCGATCCCAAGCAGATCGAGCTCGGGTTCGGGCATAACCAAAGCGGCGGCGGCTATAAAGTGAAAGGGCTGATCGGGCTGCGATGGTCGGCTCCGTATCTCCATGACGGCGGAGTGGCCGTCGGTCCCGAGCTGTCGCAGGTTGGGCTTTCCGAGACCCTTATGAAAGGAATTAAGCCAGACCCCTACAACAGCCTGAAGGCGATGGTTGACCGGCGGCTCAGGCAGCAGGTGATCGATGCCAATCGGAAGGATTCCCGGCTCAGGGACACCCACATCACGGGACAAGGCCATGAATTTTGGGTGGATGACGGCACAGGCTTTACGAAGGAGCAGCAGGATGCGCTGGTGCAATATTTGCTCAGCCTGAAAATGAAGTAA
- a CDS encoding metallophosphoesterase, whose product MYIFIGIIALIIYGLLVYYIGRSVWSWMGPGKSALFKTLYIIVLTVVSTSFISGRFLGNLTVLNVIGAYWMAVFYVLILVLPLLHLTMWVLRLTKLRRDGAGKRAGLLVLVLLLLLIGLGTFNAYSPTVRAYSVNIAKDAGAMDELNIVMASDMHFGLLSGKGHAKRMVEEINALKPDLVLFPGDIIDDDLDAYLNQGIDEILSGIRSTYGVYASLGNHDRFEGDIRELIEALERSGMTVLYDEAAAVEDLMIVGRRDKQDTGRAALSEIMKEVDKTRPTFLLDHQPNALDEAEEQGVDLVVSGHTHRGQVFPAHLITGALFENDWGYLKKGQMHSIVSSGYGFWGPPIRLGSRSEIVQIHVSFQP is encoded by the coding sequence ATGTATATTTTCATAGGTATCATAGCGTTGATCATTTACGGTTTGCTTGTCTATTATATCGGGCGAAGTGTATGGAGCTGGATGGGCCCGGGGAAATCCGCCTTGTTCAAGACCCTGTACATTATCGTCCTGACGGTTGTATCGACCTCTTTTATATCAGGGCGCTTTCTCGGCAATCTTACGGTGCTGAACGTAATCGGAGCCTATTGGATGGCGGTCTTTTACGTACTGATTCTCGTTCTCCCGCTGCTGCATTTAACGATGTGGGTGCTGCGTCTAACGAAGCTGCGACGGGACGGGGCGGGGAAGAGAGCGGGCCTGCTCGTGCTGGTACTCTTGCTGCTGTTGATCGGGCTTGGCACGTTTAATGCCTATAGTCCGACAGTGCGGGCATACAGCGTGAATATTGCCAAGGATGCGGGAGCGATGGATGAGCTTAACATTGTCATGGCCTCCGACATGCATTTCGGACTGCTGTCGGGAAAAGGCCATGCAAAGCGGATGGTTGAGGAGATTAATGCGTTAAAGCCGGATCTGGTGCTGTTTCCGGGCGATATCATCGATGATGATCTGGACGCTTATCTTAACCAAGGCATTGACGAAATCTTGTCAGGCATCCGCTCTACATATGGGGTATATGCTTCGCTTGGCAACCATGACCGCTTCGAGGGTGACATCCGGGAGTTGATTGAAGCACTGGAGCGCAGCGGGATGACCGTGCTGTACGATGAGGCGGCAGCCGTCGAGGACCTGATGATTGTCGGGCGGCGGGATAAGCAGGATACGGGGCGTGCAGCATTATCCGAGATCATGAAGGAGGTCGACAAGACGCGGCCGACATTTCTTCTGGATCATCAGCCGAATGCGCTGGATGAGGCCGAGGAGCAGGGCGTGGACCTGGTCGTCTCGGGGCATACCCACCGCGGGCAAGTGTTTCCGGCACACCTGATTACCGGGGCGTTGTTTGAAAATGATTGGGGTTACTTGAAAAAAGGACAAATGCACTCCATCGTTTCCTCGGGCTATGGGTTTTGGGGACCGCCGATTCGGCTGGGCTCGCGTTCCGAGATCGTGCAAATTCATGTTTCGTTTCAGCCATAA
- a CDS encoding transposase: MAGKDKDLPPISRDEVEVDGIYTNEWGREEYLKRGETFPFDPQNGSTEWKLSEYDFENHHQGRTDERLVPKKKGPDKQVNIDSPFRHVEID, translated from the coding sequence ATGGCCGGTAAGGACAAGGATCTGCCACCAATTTCGAGGGATGAAGTTGAAGTAGACGGGATCTATACCAACGAATGGGGCCGGGAGGAATATTTAAAGCGCGGAGAGACCTTCCCTTTCGACCCGCAAAACGGCTCTACGGAATGGAAGCTGTCCGAATACGATTTCGAGAACCATCATCAGGGACGAACCGATGAACGGCTTGTTCCGAAAAAGAAAGGGCCCGACAAGCAGGTTAATATCGATTCCCCGTTCCGCCACGTGGAAATCGACTGA
- a CDS encoding zinc ribbon domain-containing protein, with translation MNILQRLKDGANRATEKAQHVVEVNKLNSQIAEIEQQKNSYYLQMGKVFYEGYRMQDMSVAEKEMVELAKTCDGLQEKIEEIRNRIAVLKNERVCQCGRVVALDANFCPNCGRKLASIVPKEEEPIEKAVKDPELNKVRFDFEDEDEADAFAAAADERDHEPYTYRQGPEPFSPVDEELLEPEVDPEQLRLEQEEQEKERRHWEELERERERQLELDRRIRFWQENNQNQDYVSGEEPVRDTVKCQICSVDLPKGSKWCPRCGAEQI, from the coding sequence ATGAATATATTGCAGAGGCTTAAGGACGGTGCGAACCGGGCGACGGAAAAAGCCCAGCACGTGGTGGAAGTCAATAAACTGAACAGCCAAATCGCGGAGATCGAGCAGCAGAAAAATTCATATTACCTTCAGATGGGGAAAGTATTCTATGAAGGCTACCGCATGCAGGATATGTCCGTTGCCGAGAAGGAAATGGTAGAGCTGGCCAAGACCTGCGACGGTCTTCAGGAGAAGATCGAAGAGATCCGCAACCGGATTGCGGTGCTGAAAAACGAACGGGTCTGCCAATGCGGACGCGTGGTGGCGCTCGATGCCAATTTCTGTCCGAATTGCGGCCGCAAGCTGGCCAGCATCGTTCCGAAAGAGGAGGAGCCGATTGAGAAAGCGGTGAAAGATCCTGAGCTGAACAAGGTCAGATTTGATTTCGAGGATGAGGATGAGGCCGATGCTTTTGCGGCGGCTGCCGATGAACGGGACCATGAGCCATACACGTATCGTCAAGGTCCTGAGCCGTTCAGCCCTGTCGATGAAGAGCTTCTCGAGCCCGAGGTGGATCCTGAGCAGCTTCGTCTTGAGCAGGAGGAGCAAGAGAAGGAGCGCCGACACTGGGAAGAGCTCGAGCGCGAGCGGGAAAGACAGCTGGAGCTGGACCGGCGCATCCGTTTCTGGCAGGAAAACAATCAGAACCAGGATTATGTATCCGGAGAAGAGCCGGTACGGGATACGGTAAAATGCCAAATTTGCAGCGTCGACCTGCCGAAGGGCTCGAAATGGTGCCCGCGCTGCGGAGCGGAGCAAATCTAA
- the coxB gene encoding cytochrome c oxidase subunit II produces the protein MMKRWQAVKRLLPLMAMFALVLSGCGREDLSVLRPQGPVAQGQLDLIKLSISIMIVVMVVVFGIAAYVLVKFRKKKGQDKIPEQVEGNHKLEIIWTAIPLLLVLVLAIPTIQKVFAYGENDWNDPDAVKVEVTSHQFWWEFNYPDYGVKTAQELVIPVGKKIAFQLKTNDVLHSFWVPSLGGKMDTNTEGSVNYMTLIADKADTYIGKCAELCGPSHGFMEFRVKAVDDATFENWVAAFKAPAVLPEDPALAEKFKTNCLSCHAVGDQGGAMGPNLTGMGSRETVASILLNDISGEPGSKPTKDNLVEWLSEPQAVKPGNTMPNPKDLGFTDQEIEQIADYLANYKLDY, from the coding sequence ATGATGAAACGGTGGCAGGCTGTAAAGCGTCTTCTTCCTTTGATGGCCATGTTTGCTTTGGTGTTATCCGGCTGCGGACGTGAGGATTTGTCGGTCCTTAGGCCTCAAGGTCCGGTAGCACAAGGTCAACTGGATTTAATTAAGCTCTCCATTTCGATTATGATCGTCGTAATGGTTGTGGTATTTGGAATCGCCGCATACGTGCTTGTTAAATTCCGTAAGAAAAAGGGACAGGATAAGATTCCAGAGCAAGTCGAAGGAAACCACAAGCTTGAGATTATTTGGACGGCTATTCCGCTGCTCCTCGTACTCGTGCTTGCAATTCCTACTATTCAAAAGGTGTTCGCTTACGGCGAAAACGACTGGAACGATCCGGATGCAGTGAAGGTAGAGGTTACTTCTCACCAATTCTGGTGGGAGTTTAATTATCCAGACTACGGTGTTAAGACGGCTCAAGAGCTTGTCATCCCAGTAGGCAAGAAAATTGCTTTCCAATTGAAAACGAATGATGTGCTTCACTCCTTCTGGGTGCCATCGCTCGGCGGCAAGATGGATACGAACACAGAAGGCAGCGTCAACTACATGACCCTGATTGCCGACAAGGCGGATACATACATTGGCAAATGCGCAGAGTTGTGCGGACCTTCCCATGGATTCATGGAATTCCGGGTGAAAGCGGTTGATGACGCTACATTCGAGAATTGGGTAGCGGCATTCAAAGCGCCTGCTGTGCTTCCTGAGGATCCGGCACTTGCCGAGAAGTTCAAGACCAACTGCCTTTCTTGCCACGCTGTGGGCGACCAGGGCGGAGCGATGGGTCCTAACTTGACCGGTATGGGATCACGTGAGACCGTAGCGAGTATCTTGCTGAACGATATAAGCGGCGAACCAGGCTCGAAGCCGACGAAGGACAACCTGGTGGAATGGCTGTCGGAGCCACAGGCTGTTAAACCTGGCAACACGATGCCTAATCCGAAGGACCTCGGCTTTAC
- the map gene encoding type I methionyl aminopeptidase, with amino-acid sequence MRIQLKSAEEIGYMREAGRILAACHREIAKHIKPGVSTMEIDERVEEFLKRKGATPEQKGYKGFPYATCASVNEVVCHGFPDDRPLREGDVVTIDMVVNKNGWLADSGWTYAVGQVNAAVMKLMNRTHEALFKGIEQARPGAAMGNIGHAIQEVAEEEGYGIVMSLVGHGIGRQLHEPPDVPSYGTQGRGLKLKAGMVITIEPVFTLGPSGAVFWGDDGWTISSADGSVGVQYEHTVAITKEGPLILTD; translated from the coding sequence GTGAGGATACAGCTGAAGAGCGCCGAAGAGATCGGATATATGCGGGAAGCCGGCCGCATACTTGCGGCATGCCACCGGGAGATTGCCAAGCATATCAAGCCGGGGGTAAGCACGATGGAGATCGATGAGCGGGTAGAGGAATTTTTAAAGAGAAAGGGGGCGACTCCCGAACAGAAGGGATATAAGGGGTTTCCTTACGCTACTTGTGCTTCGGTTAACGAGGTGGTATGTCACGGGTTTCCGGATGACCGGCCGCTGCGGGAGGGAGACGTCGTAACGATCGATATGGTCGTGAACAAGAATGGCTGGCTGGCCGATTCGGGCTGGACTTATGCGGTCGGCCAAGTCAATGCTGCTGTCATGAAGCTGATGAATCGGACGCATGAAGCTCTATTCAAGGGAATTGAGCAGGCAAGACCCGGGGCGGCTATGGGGAACATCGGGCATGCCATTCAGGAGGTTGCGGAAGAAGAGGGCTACGGGATCGTCATGTCCTTGGTCGGGCATGGAATCGGAAGGCAGCTTCATGAGCCGCCTGACGTCCCCAGCTACGGAACGCAGGGAAGAGGGCTGAAGCTGAAGGCGGGGATGGTCATTACGATCGAACCGGTGTTTACGTTGGGACCCTCCGGCGCCGTATTCTGGGGGGACGACGGCTGGACCATATCGAGCGCGGACGGGTCGGTCGGCGTACAATACGAGCATACGGTTGCCATTACGAAGGAAGGTCCGCTCATTCTGACGGATTAA